Part of the Panthera uncia isolate 11264 chromosome F2, Puncia_PCG_1.0, whole genome shotgun sequence genome, GGTGGCTGTGCGGCAGGACACGTGCTCCATTGTGGCCATTTCACTGAACATCACGCAGAAGGTCCACCCTGTCATCTGGTCTCTCACCAGCCTCCCTTTCGACTGCACGCAGGCCCTCGCCGTGCCCAAGCCCATCGGTGAGCCCctatggggctgggggtggggggtggggggagggcgctGAGCCCCGCCCACCAGCATGTCCATTTCCAGGTGGGGTGGTGGTCTTTGCTGTCAACTCGTTGCTGTACCTGAACCAGAGCGTCCCCCCGTACGGCGTGGCTCTCAACGGCCTCACCACCGGCACCACCGCCTTTCCCCTCCGTGAGTGTGGGCTTGGGCAGGACCGCAGGGCAGGGATGGCAGGAGGGCTGCGGAATCTGTCTAACCGCACCCTGCACAGGCACCCAGGAGGGCGTGCGGATCACCCTCGACTGTGCCCAGGCAGCCTTCATTTCCTACGACAAGATGGTCATCTCCCTCAAGGGCGGTGAGATGTGAGTCTCCCTCCCTTCGGTGAGCCCCGTGCCctccgccctgcccccaccctcccttcgGTGAGCCCCGTGCCCCCCCTCTgagccctgcccccagctcagTGCTCCCCGTCCTGGCAGTTACGTGCTGACCCTCATCACGGACGGCATGCGCAGTGTCCGCGCCTTTCACTTCGACAAGGCGGCCGCCAGTGTCCTTACCACCAGCGTGAGTTGGGactgggtgggtgggaggtggccCTGGGTCTGGGCCTGATTTCACCCTGACCGCCCACTGGTCTTCAGATGGTCACCATGGAGCCTGGGTACCTGTTCCTCGGCTCTCGCCTGGGCAACTCGCTCCTCCTCAAGTACACAGAGAAGCTACAGGAACCTCCGGCCAGCGCCGTCCGAGAGGCTGCTGACAAGGTGGGTGCCCGGGGCCTGTCAGGACGCTGGCCTCTTGTGCAGGGCCAGCCTCAGAGGGCTGCTCACTGTCCCCTCCTGCCTCGCAGGAAGAGCCTCCCTCGAAGAAGAAGCGAGTGGACTCCACGGTGGGCTGGTCAGGTGAGGACAGGCCTGCACGGGACAGGCAGGGGCTGGTGGGGTTAGGCCCGGCGGCCAGGCAACCGGGCCTCCTGGCCCGACGGGGTCTCTTGTCTGCTGCAGGGGGCAAGTCGGTGCCTCAGGACGAGGTGGATGAGATTGAAGTATACGGCAGCGAGGCCCAGTCGGGCACACAGCTGGCCACTTACTCTTTTGAGGTGAGGTTGGGCACAGGGAGGGGCCTCCCACGCCAGCCGACCTGCCTGCCTGAGCACTGCTGTGTCTGCAGGTATGTGACAGCATCCTCAACATCGGACCCTGTGCCAACGCTGCCATGGGCGAGCCTGCTTTCCTCTCTGAAGAGGTGCTTTTGGGTGAAGAGATGGGGGGCAAGGGGCTCACGCAGTAGTGGGGCCCTGTCCTCACTCTGAGCTGCTGTGCAGTTCCAGAACAGCCCCGAGCCAGACTTGGAGATCGTGGTGTGCTCCGGCTATGGGAAGAATGGGGCCCTGTCGGTCCTACAGGTATGTGGGGGCAGGCGGTGTGGTGCCTCCTGGCGGGACCTGGGTgactgacacccccccccccccccctcgtccTTCTAGAAGAGCATCCGGCCCCAGGTGGTGACAACGTTTGAGCTTCCTGGCTGCTATGACATGTGGACAGTCATCGCCCCTGTGCGCAAGGAGCAAGTAGGTGTATCCTGGGCTGGTGAGGAGGCCCTGAGTGGGGCAGGTGACCCGTTGCTGCCTCCACATGGACTCAGCCTGAGCGTGCGGGTGGCTTGGAGGCAGTGGGGCCCAGGACAGGGCTGGCCGTGACATTTTAGGCAGCCCCGGGTGCACACTTGCTCTGGTTTGGCTGGGggtctgccctccccccaccctcttcccaggCACTCCTGGTTGGGTGGTGTGATTCCCGCTCTCCTTCTGCTGTCGCAGGAGGAGACCTCTAAGGGGGAGGGCGCAGAGCAGGAGCCCAGCACTCTTGAGGCGGAAGACGACGGACGAAGACACGGGTTCCTTATCCTGAGCCGGGAAGACTCCACCATGGTAAGGGGTGGGGGTCCCGCAGCCTGGGGCGGGGTCCCACGGTGAGCGTGCGCCTCACTCTCCCATCACCTGCAGATCCTGCAGACAGGGCAGGAGATCATGGAGCTGGACACTAGTGGCTTTGCTACGCAGGGCCCCACGGTCTTTGCTGGCAACATTGGGGACAATCGCTACATCGTGCAGGTGTCGCCGCTCGGCATCCGCCTGTTGGAAGGAGGTGGGCTCGGGCGGGTGGGCAGGTGGGCAAGGGTGGGCGGTGCTGACCACCCGGTGCTGACCGTCCTGTGCCCACAGTGAACCAGCTGCACTTCATCCCCGTGGACTTGGGCTCCCCCATTGTGCAGTGTGCCGTGGCTGACCCTTACGTGGTCATCATGAGTGCCGAGGGCCACGTCACCATGTTCCTGCTCAAGAGCGACTCATATGGGGGTCGTCACCACCGCTTGGCGCTGCACAAGCCCCCGCTGCACCATGTGAGCCACCCTCCCCTCGCCACACCCACAGCCTGCTGACTCCCCTTCCCCCGGAGCTGAGCCCGGCCCCTCTCCCTGCAGCAGTCCAAGGTGATCACGCTCTGCGTGTACCGTGACGTCAGTGGCATGTTCACCACTGAGAGCCGCCTGGGCGGGACCCGTGATGACCTGGGGGGCCGCAGTAGCTCGGAGGCGGAGGGCCAGGGCTCCGAAACCAGGTATTCTGGGTGGCCGGGGCACGGGCTGGGGCCAGGTCCCCTGCGGCAGGCCACGCGTGACCTGTCCTCCGGCCCCGGCCTCCAGCCCCACGGTGGACGACGAGGAGGAGATGCTGTACGGGGACTCGGGCTCCCTCTTCAGCCCCAGCAAGGAGGAGGCCCGAAGGAGCAGCCAGCCCCCTGCTGACCGGGACCCTACCCCGTTCCGGGCCGAGCCCACTCACTGGTGCCTACTGGTGCGGGAAAACGGAACCTTGGAGGTGTGTGATGCCCTGCACCCCACGCagctccctgtcccctgctccctGCGGCTGCTAATCCCACTCCCCACACAGATCTACCAGCTCCCTGACTGGCGGCTGGTGTTCCTGGTGAAGAACTTTCCCGTGGGGCAGCGGGTCCTGGTGGACAGCTCCTTTGGTCAGCCCACCACACAGGGTGAGGCCCGGAAGGAGGAGGCCACGCGCCAGGGGGAGCTGCCCCTTGTCAAGGAGGTGCTGTTGGTGGCGCTGGGGAGCCGCCAGAGCAGGCCCTACCTCCTGGTGAGTATGGGCCCTCTGTCCCCTCATGGTGGCTCTGcactgcccccctgcccctccccctgtgacCCTGCAAGGCGCCCCCCCTTTCCTGTGGTGACCCCACAGTGCGCCTTTCCTCTCCCCTGGTGACCCCTCACTGCCGCACAGGTGCACGTGGACCAGGAGCTACTCATCTACGAGGCCTTCCCCCATGACTCCCAGCTCGGCCAGGGAAACCTCAAAGTCCGTTTCAAGAAGGTGCAGTGACCAGGTTGTGCTGGGTGCGGGGTGGATGTGGAACGTGTCGGGGGCAAGACCCGGCCCTCATGGTGCACACACCTCCACCCCCAGGTCCCTCACAACATCAACTTCCGCGAGAAGAAGCCAAAGCCGTCCAAGAAGAAAGCGGAAGGCGGCAGCgctgaggagggggctggggcccgTGGCCGTGTGGCACGGTTCCGATACTTCGAGGACATTTATGGCTACTCCGGGGTAGGCAGGTGGCTTTGTGGGGGGCCCTCGGGGGGGCGCCGATGGGGCTTCCTCTCATAGTACCTGCCTTCAGGTGTTCATCTGTGGCCCCTCACCTCACTGGCTCCTGGTGACTGGCCGGGGGGGCCCTGCGGCTGCACCCCATGGGCATCGATGGTCCCATTGACTCCTTTGCCCCATTCCACAACGTCAACTGCCCCCGTGGATTCCTGTACTTCAACAGACAGGTAGGGAGACCCCAGGACCGAGGCTGCTTCACGTGGCCCTCCTCACTTCCACCTGACGCTCACCGGTGATGCCTGGGTCAGGAAGAGGTGCGGGGGCCCCCGAAACGAGGCCCTCAACGGCTCGGCACAGGGCAGGATCCTGGGTTTCATCTGGAGGGTCAGGGAGCTGTCTAGACAGTGGACAGGGCCAGGGTCAAAGAGGTGCAACCTGGGGCTTAACGCTGGGAAAGCTTGGAGGACAGGGCAGGCGGCAGTGGAGACCGTAGCCCACAAGGGCACCCGTTTGCGGGGCCAAGGTCTAGTCACTGCTTTGTGGCTcagaccccagccctgcccttcaggagctgtgtgactctgggcaagacGCCCACTCTCTCCGAgcctcccatttcctcctccatGATGCCAGTACATTGATAGAGGTGACCCCAGGTGACCGAGAAAACAGCGATGATAGCACGGCCAGGGCTTTGTAGATGCTGACACGCTTGGGACCATGGGTGAAGGGTGGCCCTGGCAGGGGCTCCCTTGCCCGTCTGTGCGGACTCTGGTGTGGTCAGTGTACCGGTAAGCTTTTGCTTGCAGCCTCTAGCTTCCTGTGAGCCTGGTCCTCCCTTGCCCTGGCCCAGACAAGTCTGTGGCCAGCATCCCAGTCCTGGGTGAGCCTGGGAGAGGGGACAGCAAGCTGGTGAAGCACAGGACAGCTGGTCTCAGCCCCTTGCACACCTGTGCCGGTAGAGCGGAGggctgtccgcacggagccctCAGAAGCCCGGGATTGCCTGGCCTGCCTTTGGCGGGTGCCTGGCCTCCCTGACCCTTGTACCCCGCCTCCCAGGGTGAGCTGAGGATCAGTGTCCTGCCTGCCTACTTGTCATACGACGCCCCGTGGCCTGTCAGGAAGATCCCACTGCGCTGCACAGCCCACTATGTGGCTTACCACGTGGAGTCCAAGGTCTGACCCCGTCCCCTCGAGGCCAGAGACCCTCTGGGTCTTGCCTCCGGCCTGCCCGTGACACCCTCCACTCTCCCAGGTGTATGCTGTTGCCACCAGCACCAACATGCCGTGCACCCGCATCCCACGCATGACCGGCGAAGAGAAGGAGTTTGAGACTATCGAGAGAGGTGCGAGACGCCCAGAGGGGGGCTTGCTGTTCGGGCTGCCAACCCTGACCGTCGCCTTTTGTCCTTGCAGACGACCGGTACATCCACCCGCAGCAGGAGGCCTTCTCCATCCAGCTCATCTCCCCAGTCAGCTGGGAGGCCATCCCTAATGCCAGGTGGGGCCGGGTCTGGCTGGGGACCTGGGGCCAGCCCGTAGGCTGCATCCTGACCCTGTCGTGTGCAGGATCGAGCTGGAGGAGTGGGAGCACGTGACCTGCATGAAGACGGTGTCGCTGCGCAGTGAGGAGACCGTGTCCGGCCTCAAGGGCTACGTGGCTGCTGGGACCTGCCTCATGCAGGGGGAGGAAGTCACGTGCCGAGGGCGGGTAAGGGGCTAGCAGGAGGGGGCGGGCCGCGCCCGGCAGCCCCAGCGCCGACCCTGTGCCtcacccaccctccttccccgGCAGATCCTGATCATGGATGTGATCGAGGTGGTGCCTGAGCCTGGCCAGCCCCTGACCAAGAACAAGTTCAAAGTCCTGTATGAGAAGGAGCAGAAAGGGCCAGTAACTGCCCTCTGCCACTGCAACGGCCACCTAGTGTCTGCCATCGGCCAGAAGGTGTGCCCTCTGCCACTGCCCTCCCGAGTCCTGCCTGCTGCCCGCCACTCGCTGCCTACTCCTTCTGTCCCCCTAGATCTTCCTGTGGAGCCTGCGGGCCAGCGAGCTGACCGGCATGGCCTTCATCGACACCCAGCTCTACATCCACCAGATGATCAGCGTCAAGAACTTCATCCTGGCCGCCGACGTCATGAAGAGCATCTCGCTGCTGCGCTACCAGGAGGAGAGCAAGACACTGAGCCTTGTGTCCCGGGTACCCGTGGGGCCTGCGCACAGTGCTGGGTGGGTGCTGGCCTCAGGCCGACCTTGACACCCCTCCTCCCCGTCCTCAGGACGCCAAGCCCCTGGAGGTGTACAGTGTGGACTTCATGGTGGACAACGCCCAACTGGGCTTCCTGGGTGAGCACAGGGCCCGGGGGGCTTTGGGGTCTTTCAGGCTTTGGGTGTGGCCGGGCTGACCCTGGGCGCTCTGCTCCCCAGTGTCTGACCGTGACCGCAACCTCATGGTGTACATGTACCTGCCAGAAGGTGAGtgttccctcttccccttttgCGGGGCCGGGGGTTGGGCGGGCAGTGACCTGAGCTCCCTCTGGCTTAGCCAAAGAGAGCTTTGGGGGCATGCGCCTGCTCCGCCGGGCGGACTTCCACGTGGGCGCCCACGTGAACACGTTCTGGAGGACCCCATGCCGGGGGGCTGCCGAGGGACCGAGCAAGAAGTCAGTCGTGTGGGAGAACAAGCACATCACGTGGTTCGGTGAGTCCCGGGTCAGATGGGGGCAGGTGTGTGGTGCGGGGCAGGGGACGGTCAGCCCGGCTCACGCCGTGCCTCCCGCAGCCACGCTGGACGGCGGCATTGGGCTGCTCCTGCCCATGCAGGAGAAGACCTACCGGCGGCTGCTAATGCTTCAGAACGCGCTGACCACCATGCTGCCCCACCACGCCGGCCTCAACCCCAGGGCCTTCCGGTGAGTTTGccccgctccctcccccccccccccttcccccccaccccacgtcctgctgccctgctgccctgctgccctgctgccctgctgcctgcctgcctgcctccccaggaTGCTGCATGTGGACCGGCGCATCCTGCAGAACGCGGTGCGCAACGTCCTGGACGGGGAGCTGCTCAACCGCTACCTGTACCTGAGCACCATGGAGCGCGGCGAGCTGGCCAAGAAGATCGGCACCACCCCCGACATCGTAAGCCCGCCCCGTCTGGcccgccccgccctccccactgccccctaCCCCCTcaccagcccctctctctctgcagatcCTGGAGGACCTGCTGGAGACGGACCGCGTCACCGCCCACTTCTAGACCCACCcccgtgccccacccccacccctttttgTACAAAACACGAGGAAAAAGAGTGATTTGAAGAGAGTCTGTGGTCATTACAGGGTCTCCCGGCTGGGCTGCGGCCACAGCCCCGTGTTGTCCCCCACACCCGCTCCAGGCCGCCGCTGCCTCGGCGCCCCCGGTCTTGGGGCACGTGCACCTTCAGCCCTGATCTGTTGCTTGGACGCTGGGTGAGCTCTGAGGTCTGCTGTCCCTGGGGCTCCCTAGGTCTCCAGGTACTGGGAGAGCTCCTGGGTCTCCGGCAGGAGGCCCAGCTGGAACAACAGCCGAACCAGGAGGGCAGTGAGCCGCATCGACAGGGTCTCCAccctggggtgggagggcagaggggtcACAGGTTGGTGGGGAGCAGGTATTGGCGGCCTGCCCcagcctgccccctcccaccccctcaccttAGGGCCACTTCAAATTTGAATGTCTCCCAGATGACCTTGACGTGGCGCAGGAGGCTGGCACCGTAGACGCTCTGGTACGCCACACCCGCCAGGCGGCTCCAGCCCCTGACCGCGCTGCCCAGAGACACGGTCAGTCCGGCACAGTcattccaccccccaccccccccccgggcaTCACCAGCCAGCGCCCACCTCTTGGCCATGAGGAAGTAGCGGTCAACAGGGGCGCccagggtggtggtgatggcgcGCACGGTGTTGATGTTGCGCAGCACGAGCAGCATGGACCGCGGCAGGGCCTTGAGCACCCGCACGATGTCCGCGAAGTGCTCTCGCGCCATGGCCTGCATGTAGGCTGCCTCCTCGCGGCTCAGCAGGTGCGAGCGCCACAGCTGCCCCAGGCGCACGGGCCGCTGCATGAGCACCTCGGAGAAGAGGATATAGtctgggggggggcgggacagTGAGCCAGGCCCGC contains:
- the CPSF1 gene encoding LOW QUALITY PROTEIN: cleavage and polyadenylation specificity factor subunit 1 (The sequence of the model RefSeq protein was modified relative to this genomic sequence to represent the inferred CDS: deleted 1 base in 1 codon), producing MYAVYKQAHPPTGLEFSMYCNFFNNSERNLVVAGTSQLYVYRLNRDAEVPTKNDRSTEGKAHREHREKLELVASFSFFGNVMSMASVQLAGAKRDALLLSFKDAKLSVVEYDPGTHDLKTLSLHYFEEPELRDGFVQNVHTPRVRVDPDGRCAAMLIYGTRLVVLPFRRESLAEEHEGLMGEGQRSSFLPSYIIDVRGLDEKLLNIVDLQFLHGYYEPTLLILFEPNQTWPGRVAVRQDTCSIVAISLNITQKVHPVIWSLTSLPFDCTQALAVPKPIGGVVVFAVNSLLYLNQSVPPYGVALNGLTTGTTAFPLRTQEGVRITLDCAQAAFISYDKMVISLKGGEIYVLTLITDGMRSVRAFHFDKAAASVLTTSMVTMEPGYLFLGSRLGNSLLLKYTEKLQEPPASAVREAADKEEPPSKKKRVDSTVGWSGGKSVPQDEVDEIEVYGSEAQSGTQLATYSFEVCDSILNIGPCANAAMGEPAFLSEEFQNSPEPDLEIVVCSGYGKNGALSVLQKSIRPQVVTTFELPGCYDMWTVIAPVRKEQEETSKGEGAEQEPSTLEAEDDGRRHGFLILSREDSTMILQTGQEIMELDTSGFATQGPTVFAGNIGDNRYIVQVSPLGIRLLEGVNQLHFIPVDLGSPIVQCAVADPYVVIMSAEGHVTMFLLKSDSYGGRHHRLALHKPPLHHQSKVITLCVYRDVSGMFTTESRLGGTRDDLGGRSSSEAEGQGSETSPTVDDEEEMLYGDSGSLFSPSKEEARRSSQPPADRDPTPFRAEPTHWCLLVRENGTLEIYQLPDWRLVFLVKNFPVGQRVLVDSSFGQPTTQGEARKEEATRQGELPLVKEVLLVALGSRQSRPYLLVHVDQELLIYEAFPHDSQLGQGNLKVRFKKVPHNINFREKKPKPSKKKAEGGSAEEGAGARGRVARFRYFEDIYGYSGVFICGPSPHWLLVTGRGALRLHPMGIDGPIDSFAPFHNVNCPRGFLYFNRQGELRISVLPAYLSYDAPWPVRKIPLRCTAHYVAYHVESKVYAVATSTNMPCTRIPRMTGEEKEFETIERDDRYIHPQQEAFSIQLISPVSWEAIPNARIELEEWEHVTCMKTVSLRSEETVSGLKGYVAAGTCLMQGEEVTCRGRILIMDVIEVVPEPGQPLTKNKFKVLYEKEQKGPVTALCHCNGHLVSAIGQKIFLWSLRASELTGMAFIDTQLYIHQMISVKNFILAADVMKSISLLRYQEESKTLSLVSRDAKPLEVYSVDFMVDNAQLGFLVSDRDRNLMVYMYLPEAKESFGGMRLLRRADFHVGAHVNTFWRTPCRGAAEGPSKKSVVWENKHITWFATLDGGIGLLLPMQEKTYRRLLMLQNALTTMLPHHAGLNPRAFRMLHVDRRILQNAVRNVLDGELLNRYLYLSTMERGELAKKIGTTPDIILEDLLETDRVTAHF